The genomic stretch AAAGCAACTCTATCCTCGGGAAAAACGGGCGAATGGTCATTGATGTCGTGCAGGGTCACCTCGACCCGAAAGAACTGCAGCGGGTCGGCCAGCAGCAGCTCGAAGGCGAGCGTGCAGGTGTGGGACTGGGCGCACAGCTGCTCCCGGTCGAGCCTGTCGGCCACGACGAGGCGGCCGCTGTCGCGGTCGAGGCGAAAGTGCTGCCGGCCGTCCTCGGGCAGCAGGCGGGCGCGGCGAGCCGAGAGCTGCGCCGGCGGCAGCGCCGCGTCCTGCGCCAGGTTGCCGACCAGGGAGCCGCTGTCCGCCTCCTCGGCCACGGAGTAGCGGATGGGCTGCGAGCGAGCGAGCGGCACGGACagcaaagcacacacacaaagcactTGCCTTGCCATCGCCATGGCCCTCCTCCGCCGGCGGCGGTGGTGGCGGCGGTGTCCGATCTCCTTCTCGCGGATCTCTCGCGTAGTCCCCGTTGAAAGCGGCAGCGGTCAATCGGGTGCCTTCCTTCCCTGTCAGGGGGTCGGTTCCGCAGCCCGGAGTGCGGGCGCGGTGTCCCAGGATCGGCTGGCAGAGCCAGCGGTCGCTGCCGAGGCGCTGCCCGCTCCGCCCGGCTCGGCTGttgtgagctgggctgggcttggctgtgctgagctgggctgggtcGGGCTCGGCGGCGCCTTAGCCGAGACCACCACCCAGCGGTGCGCGCTGGGActgcgcccgccgccgcccgctgCCCGCGCTGCCGCTCGGCCCGGCCCACGGACACGCGCGCACACGCGCGGTGCCGCCGCTCGCCCGCGGCTGAGCCCGGGGCAGGACGCGCGCCCATGGAAGCGGGGATAAAAATGCCCAGGAGGATCGGGGTGAGCCCTGTGGGAATGCCACTTGACTCCGAGCGCACGGACAGCGCCACAATCTGTCCCGCTTCTGTCCGCCCTCCCCGCTGCCCACAGTCCTCGGGAAACCGTGAgtctctgctcctggcaggagaGTCCGCGCCTTTCGAGAAACGGACCTGTAAAAGTCGCTCAAGGCGTTTCCCACCGCAGCATAAGGCAGAGGCTGAGCTCGGAGGGATTGAGCCGCCTTCCCCGAACAGAAAAACCGACCCGGAGCCTCCGCAGTGGCAGCGCAGCGGTAACAGCACGGGCACGGCGTTCAACACACTATCGGCAGCATCGCCTCGCTCTAGACACACATTGACCCACCCATCATCATCTCAATAAATGGACAAAACGAGAAAAAACCTCCCAGACTTTTGAAAAACCTTGACAGAACTTTTCTGAATGAATGATTCCAAAAAAGATTCTTCCacacaaggaattaatttatttcactcTTACACATTATTACAGTTTTTACACTCAAGGGTATCCCAGTTTAGAATGTTGCAATTTAAAACTTCAGCACAACACAGACAGGGTGAGGCTTCCTGGATATTCCGTGCATCACACACATTAATAAAGGTATCAGTTACTATAGATAGGGTGACAgtcctttttaaaaggaatagGCAAAAAAATGCTCTAACTCAGTTTAGGGAGTACAAAGAAAAAGGGGCCAAAAGGAGAACGCAAATGATCTAACAAAACCCAGGAAGTTATGCTGGGACAGCTTCCCAGTTCAATTCCACCGAATCCAAGAACAACGAGGAGATCAAAGTCCTTTTCACAGGCTCATCTTGATTGTACCTTCAGAAAATGCTCTTTGAGGGACATTTGGAGTTTTCATGCAATGCACCCAAACACAATGAACAGGTTTTCACAACTCGGTGCAGTTGTAGTCTATCCCAACACCGTTTGTGCTGCTGTACTGCCAGGAGACAGAACACCCAATCCCCTCTTATGGTCAAAAATATAGATCTTATTGTGtattttgctgctcttctctgacaCAAAGAACATGAGAGCTCTGTACTCAAAGGGTCAAGATACCCTCCTTGCCCGCTGAGCTGGAATTGCCTGCTTTGCAATGGCTGAATGGCAGGAATTCCCTGATTCAGAGGGCAACACCAGTGAAGATTAGGAAACACACAGTGGCTGTATTGACTGACATAGTGACAAGAAATCAAAGTCTACAGAGCCCATATATATCAGACAGAGACATCTGGAACTCAGGAAGGAAAGACCTTGGTGCTCACATGACATTGTGACACAGCACTCACAATTTAATTACTTTCCTGAGCTGGGCAAAGGTCATGGTGAATTTCAGAGAGGATGAGGTTTGTCTGTCTCATTTTCTGTGCCATCCTGTTACAGAACAGAATTAAAGGTCCACTGTCTTGCCTGACAGCAAGAGAGACAAGAGCTTAGATGGGAGAGCCATTCTTAAAGGCTCTCAGAAATGGCCTTAATAGACCTGAAATATATGAATGTTTGAGTGAAAGAGCTCTGGTcccttcattctgttttcttcttgggTTTTAGTGGAACAAAAGCATTCCCTGATTTACAGTTTCCCAGAATGTGGTTATGCCAATTGCAAATACAGATTTCCTCTGCAGGAACCATTCCAACAGGCTGGTAACTCAGAGAGGGACAATCAGaactcagaaaagaaagagccCTGTGCTCACACAACATTGTGACACTGCATTCACAACTTTCCTGAGCTGTGAAAAGGTCTTGATGCACTTCAGCAAGGATGAGATTTGTGTGCCCAACTGTGCCATTCTGTTACAGAAGAGTCTACAGTCTTATCTGACAGCAAGAGAGACAAGAGCTTAGCTGGGAGAGCTAACCCCATTCTTAAAGCCTGTCAGAAATGGCTGAAGGAGGTCTGAAACCTGCTACTGTCTGAGTGAAAGACCTTTGGTTCCATTTATTCTGTTTGCTTCTTGTTTTTTAGTGGAACACAAGCATTCACTAACTTACAGTTTCCCAGAATTTGGTTAGGGCAATTGTGAATACAGATTTCCTCTGCAGGAACCATTGCCACAGGCTGCAGCCTTCATCCCTTCCTATCACAAGGCTTGAAACCTCTGCCTGTGCAAACCCCGTGCTAGTTAAGGGAAAGTCTGTTGAACTGTTCTGCAGAGACAGACCCAGCATCGTTTGGTGTCACGTCCTCTGTGGGGACAGGAACAGAAGGGAAAACCTGTAACTGCACGGGCACGACATTCAACCCTCTATCATCAGCATCACCACGCTCTAGACACATAGGGACCCACCCAACATCACCTCAATAAATGGACAAAACGAGAAAAAACCTCCCACACATCTGAAAAACCTTGAGAGACCTTTCCTGAATGAATGATTCTACAGAAGATTCTTCCATACAAGGAATTAAGGTACTCTCTTTATTGCACAATTACACATTATTACAATTTTTACACTCAGGAGTATCCCAGTTCAGAATGTTGCAGTTTAAAACTTCAGCACAACACAGACAGATGAGGCTTTCTGGATATTCCGTGCATCACATACATTATTAAAGGTATCAGTTACTATAGATGGGGTGACAGTCCTTCTTAAAAggaacaggcaaaaaaaatgcTCAAGCTCAGTTCAGAAAGTACAAGGAAAAAGGGTCTAAAGGAGAATGCAAATGCTCAAACACAAACCCAGAAAGTTATGCCGGGAGAGCTTCCCAGTTCAGTTCTGCTGAATTCAGGAACAAGATCAAACTCAAAGTCCCTTTCACAAGCTCATCTTAATTCAGAAAATGCTCTTTGAGGGACAGGTGGACTATTCATGCAATGCACCCAAAGACAATGAACAGGTTTTCACATCTCTGTACAGTTACAGTCTACCCGTTTGTGCCGATGTATTGCAAGTAGATAGAACACCCAATCCCCTCTTATGGGCCAAAGTATAGATCCTATTGTGCATTTTGCTGCTCTGTGACACAAAGAAGATAAGACTGCTGTACTCAAAGGGTCAAAATACCCTCCTTGCCTGCTGAGCTGGAACTGCCTGCTTTGCAATGGCTGAATGGCAGGAATTCCCTGATTCACCGGGCAGCACCAGTGAAGATTAGGAAACAAACAGTGGCTGTGTTGACTGGCATAGTGACAAGAAATCAAAGCCTACAGAGCCCATATATTGCAGACAAAGACATCTGGaaggcaggaaagaaagaccTTGGTGCTCACATGGCATTGTGACACAGCAATcactatttaatttctttcctaagCCGGGAAAAGGTCACTGTGAATTTCAGCAAGGATGAGGTTTGTCTGTCCCATTTTCTGTGCCATACTGTTACAGAACAGAATTAAGGGTCCATTGTCTTGTCTGACAGCAAGAGAGACAAGAGCTTAGCTGGGGGAGCTAACAGCATTCTTAAAACCTCTCAGGAATGGCCTTAACAGACTTGAAACATATGAATGTTTGAGTGAAAGAGCTCTGGTACCTTTCATTCAGTTTCCTTGTTGGTTTTTAGTGGAACACAAGCATTCCCTGACATaaaattttccagaattttgTTATGGCAATTGCAAATACAGATTTCCTCTGCAGGAATCGTTCCCACAGGTTCCGGCCTGAATCCTTTCCTACCATGACACATGAAGCCTCTACCTGTGCAAACCCCGTGCTAGTTAAAGGACAGACGGTTGAACTGTTCTGCAGAGACAGTCCCAGCATCGTCCGGTGTCACGTCCTctgcggggacagggacacaagGGAAAACCTGTTCCTCACTGGGGCCCCCGGCCACggcacagggctgtggtgtCAGGCTGGGCACGAAGGGCTTGAGGAACTTGAACTCACTGTTGGCCGAGCCCGTGGTGAGGCTGATCTCGTAGCAGTAGGGGTGGGGCAgggtccctgcagcagctgcctcgGCCAGGCCGCTGGGCAAGTTGTCGGCCCCGTAAAGCACGTGGCCAgccttcagctcctttctcttgCACAGCCCGCGAGCCACGAAGGCTGCCGTGGAGCcgaggaagagcagggagacGAAGAGCAAGGCGAGGATCAAGTAGGTGGTGAGGGAGCCGGGCTGGTCGTCGGTGGCCGGGCTGCTGTGCGGTTGGCGCAGGTCGGAGAAGTCCTTGAGCAGGAGTGCGCTGAGAGCGGCGGTGGCTGAGAGGGGTGGGCGGCCGTTGTCTCGCACCAGGACGACGAGCTTGTGCTTGACGCTGTCTCTGTCTGTCAGCGGCCTCCTGAGCCTGACCTCGCCGCTTTGGGCAGCCACGGCAAAGAGCCCGGGGTCGGTGGCCCTGAGCAGGTGGTAGGAGAGCCACGAGTTCTGCCCCGAGTCGGCATCGACGGCCACCACTTTGGAGACGAGGTAGCCCGCCTCAGCCGACACGGGCACCAGCTCGCTGGAGGCCGGGCCGCTGTCGTGCGCCGGGTACAGCACGAGCGGGGCGTTGTCGTTCTCGTCCAGCACCAGCAGGCGGACGGTGACGTTGGCTCGCAGGGGAGGAGAGCCCGCGTCAGAGGCGCTCACCACCACCTCgctctgcctcagctgctcGTAGTCCAGGCCTCGCAGCACAAACACCTGCCCGTTCTCCGAGTTCACCGACAGGCACGAGCACCAAGGCCGCTCCGCCGCTTGCCCCGCTGACAGCGAATAGCTCACCTTGGCGTTGAGCCCCACGTCGGCATCTGCAGCGCTCACGGCTCCGACCAGCACGCCGGGGACATTGTTCTCCCGCACGTACATGGTGTACGAGGTCTGGCTGAAGACAGGGGCGTTGTCGTTGACGTCCGAGATGGCCACGGTGAAGGTGTGGCTGCTCGTCAGAGGAGGGGAGCCCGCGTCTGCCGCTGTCACCGTCAGCATGTACTGAGCCGTCTCCTCGCGGTCCAGGGCACTCACGGTCACCAGCTCGTAGTAATTCTTGTAGGCTGGGCGCAGGGAGAAGACGAGCTGATCGTCCAGGGCACACGAGACCTTGCCGTTGGCCCCGGCATCGCGGTCCCGGACAGTGAAGAGGGCAACGACCGTGCCGGGCGCTGAGTTCTCGGGGAGGGGACTGCTGAAGGAACTGACCTCCAGCTCCGGGGCGTTGTCATTCACATCCAACACCTGCACCAACACCTTGCAGATTGCTGAGAGTCCACTCCCATCAGCGGCACTCACACTGAGTTCGTGAGTCTGTGCTGCCTCAAAGTCCAGAGGCTTTGTGAGTTTGATTTCACCTGTTATGGGATCGATCTCAAATGCTGAGTCACTCTGACCCACTTCTTCGCTGAACTGGTAGGAGATGTCCCCATTAATTCCTTCATCCCGATCTGTTGCCAACACGCTCAGAACCACAGAACCCGTTGATGCGTTTTCTAAAACCTTCCCTATGTACTCCTCCTGTGTGAAGATTGGAGGATTGTCATTGACATCTAGGACGACAATATGGACTTGGGTGGACCCAGTCCTGGGTGGAGATCCTCCATCCACAGCAATGAGACGGAAATccatctctgcctgctcctctctgtcTAGAGGCTTTTCCAAGACCAGTTCGATAGATTTCTTGCCTGCAAACCGACTCTCATAGGAGACGCTAAAGTACTCGTTCTCGGGAGCGATGCTGTATGCCTGGATACTGTTGCTGCCAATATCAAAGTCCCGAGCCCCCTGCAGAGGGAAACGAGAGCCTGGGTCGCTCGTTTCCAGGATCTTTAAAATGACTCGTTCAGCAGGGAAAACGGGCGAATGGTCATTGATGTCTTGCAGGGTCACCTCGACCCGAAAGAACTGCAGCGGGTCGGCCAGCAGCAGCTCGAAGGCGAGCGTGCAGGTGTGGGACTGGGCGCACAGCTGCTCCCGGTCGAGCCTGTCGGCCACGACGAGGCGGCCGCTGTCGCGGTCGAGGCGAAAGTGCTGCCGGCCGTCCTCGGGCAGCAGGCGGGCGCGGCGAGCCGAGAGCTGCGCCGGCGGCAGCGCCGCGTCCTGCGCCAGGTTGCCGACCAGGGAGCCGCTGTCCGCCTCCTCGGCCACGGAGTAGCGGATGGGCTGCGAGCGAGCGAGCGGCACGGACagcaaagcacacacacaaagcactTGCCTTGCCATCGCCATGGCCCTCCtccgccggcggcggcggcggcggtgtCCGATCTCCTTCTCGCGGATCTCTCGCGTAGTCCCCGTTGAAAGCGGCAGCGGTCAATCGGGTGCCTTCCTTCCCTGTCAGGGGGTCGGTTCCGCAGCCCGGAGTGCGGGCGCGGTGTCCCAGGCTCGGCTGGCAGAGCCAGCGGTCGCTGCCGCAGGCGCTGCCCGCTCCGCCCGGCTCGGCTGttgtgagctgggctgggcttggctgtgctgagctgggctgggtcGGGCTCGGCGGCGCCTTAGCCGAGACCACCACCCAGCGGTGCGCGCTGGGActgcgcccgccgccgcccgctgCCCGCGCTGCCGCTCGGCCCGGCCCACGGACACGCGCGCACACGCGCGGTGCCGCCGCTCGCCCGCGGCTGAGCCCGGGGCAGGACGCGCGGACATGGAAGCGGGGATGGAAGTGCCGGCAAGGGGCCGGATGAGCCATGAGGGGCCGCTGCTTCAGTACGATAAGAC from Chiroxiphia lanceolata isolate bChiLan1 chromosome 15, bChiLan1.pri, whole genome shotgun sequence encodes the following:
- the LOC116794273 gene encoding protocadherin beta-15-like; amino-acid sequence: MAMARQVLCVCALLSVPLARSQPIRYSVAEEADSGSLVGNLAQDAALPPAQLSARRARLLPEDGRQHFRLDRDSGRLVVADRLDREQLCAQSHTCTLAFELLLADPLQFFRVEVTLQDINDHSPVFPAERVILKILETSDPGSRFPLQGARDFDIGSNSIQAYSIAPENEYFSVSYESRFAGKKSIELVLEKPLDREEQAEMDFRLIAVDGGSPPRTGSTQVHIVVLDVNDNPPIFTQEEYIGKVLENASTGSVVLSVLATDRDEGINGDISYQFSEEVGQSDSAFEIDPITGEIKLTKPLDFEAAQTHELSVSAADGSGLSAICKVLVQVLDVNDNAPELEVSSFSSPLPENSAPGTVVALFTVRDRDAGANGKVSCALDDQLVFSLRPAYKNYYELVTVSALDREETAQYMLTVTAADAGSPPLTSSHTFTVAISDVNDNAPVFSQTSYTMYVRENNVPGVLVGAVSAADADVGLNAKVSYSLSAGQAAERPWCSCLSVNSENGQVFVLRGLDYEQLRQSEVVVSASDAGSPPLRANVTVRLLVLDENDNAPLVLYPAHDSGPASSELVPVSAEAGYLVSKVVAVDADSGQNSWLSYHLLRATDPGLFAVAAQSGEVRLRRPLTDRDSVKHKLVVLVRDNGRPPLSATAALSALLLKDFSDLRQPHSSPATDDQPGSLTTYLILALLFVSLLFLGSTAAFVARGLCKRKELKAGHVLYGADNLPSGLAEAAAAGTLPHPYCYEISLTTGSANSEFKFLKPFVPSLTPQPCAVAGGPSEEQVFPCVPVPAEDVTPDDAGTVSAEQFNRLSFN